A portion of the Methanolinea sp. genome contains these proteins:
- the purD gene encoding phosphoribosylamine--glycine ligase → MTMKILVVGSGGREHAIAMALSRNTDAEIYAAMAHENPGIARLCRKFHVGKETDVRAVTQFSRENSIDYAIIGPEAPLEAGIVDALESAGIPCVGPTRAAARLETDKAFCREMMESHGIRGCPRYRVFRDPDDAVAFLRDYPGDLAIKPIGLTGGKGVKIVGEHLDREGAAEYIRSLSGGVVLEERLHGEEFTLQAFSDGKDVVPMPLVQDHKRAYEGDKGPNTGGMGSYSLPDHGLPFVSPADREEALGIMRSAIRAMEKIGTPYRGILYGQFMNTRNGPMVVEFNARFGDPEAMNVLSILETDLLSIVEGIVGGTLARLPVSFSRKATVCKYVVPEGYPESPLRGERITLGPYEPAFLYYANVTERDGALYTGSSRTLAFVGVGETLADAERIAEAAASGVRGRVRHRRDIGTPALLERRIAHMREL, encoded by the coding sequence ATGACTATGAAGATCCTTGTTGTGGGGAGTGGTGGCAGGGAACACGCCATTGCCATGGCTCTGTCCCGCAACACCGACGCGGAGATCTACGCGGCGATGGCGCACGAGAACCCGGGCATCGCGCGACTCTGCCGCAAGTTCCACGTCGGGAAGGAGACCGACGTCAGGGCAGTCACGCAGTTTTCACGGGAGAACTCCATTGATTACGCGATAATCGGGCCCGAGGCCCCCCTCGAGGCAGGTATCGTCGACGCCCTCGAGTCAGCCGGGATCCCCTGCGTCGGGCCGACGAGGGCGGCAGCCCGCCTCGAGACGGACAAGGCCTTCTGCAGGGAGATGATGGAGAGCCACGGCATCCGCGGCTGCCCCCGCTACAGGGTCTTCCGCGACCCGGACGACGCGGTCGCTTTCCTCCGGGATTACCCCGGCGACCTCGCCATCAAGCCCATCGGCCTCACGGGCGGCAAGGGTGTCAAGATCGTGGGCGAACACCTCGACAGGGAGGGCGCGGCAGAGTACATAAGGAGCCTCTCGGGGGGCGTGGTCCTCGAGGAGAGGCTGCACGGCGAGGAATTCACGCTCCAGGCGTTCTCCGACGGGAAAGATGTCGTCCCCATGCCCCTTGTACAGGACCACAAGAGGGCCTATGAGGGGGACAAGGGTCCCAACACGGGGGGGATGGGTTCCTATTCCCTCCCCGACCACGGTCTCCCCTTCGTCTCCCCGGCCGACAGGGAGGAGGCACTCGGGATCATGCGGTCCGCGATACGGGCGATGGAAAAGATCGGGACACCCTACCGCGGGATCCTGTACGGCCAGTTCATGAACACGCGGAACGGCCCTATGGTCGTCGAGTTCAATGCCCGGTTCGGCGACCCGGAGGCGATGAACGTCCTATCCATCCTCGAGACGGACCTCCTCTCCATCGTGGAGGGCATCGTTGGAGGTACCCTCGCCCGGCTCCCCGTCTCGTTCTCGAGGAAGGCAACCGTCTGCAAGTACGTCGTCCCCGAGGGGTACCCGGAATCGCCGCTCCGCGGCGAGAGGATCACCCTTGGCCCGTACGAACCTGCCTTCCTCTACTACGCGAACGTCACGGAGAGGGACGGCGCTCTCTACACGGGGTCTTCGCGGACGCTCGCGTTCGTCGGCGTGGGCGAGACCCTCGCCGATGCCGAGAGGATCGCCGAGGCCGCGGCATCGGGCGTGAGGGGGAGGGTGAGGCACAGGAGGGACATCGGCACCCCCGCGCTCCTCGAGCGACGGATTGCACACATGAGGGAACTGTAG
- a CDS encoding radical SAM protein, producing MPAILKKTRSICPECNAVLDAAILEDGGKVWLERTCPEHGHFRDLYWSDVDLWKKFERFESVGKGIENPHRTAPPDGCPSYCGICTNHKSATLLANIDLTNRCNLNCDFCFANARACGYVYEPTYEQVIAMLRLLREEKPVPTPAVQFSGGEPTMREDLPRIIAAAKEMGFPQVQVATNGISLARDIGYLRELREAGLSTLYLHFDGVTRETNFKIATDLKVVENCEELGVGVVLVPTVIKGRNDHEVGAIIRFAADHIRAVRGVNFQPIAFTGAAKQEDVARERITIPELLQAIEEQTGGIIKRDDFYPVPCVVPISEFVEAFTGQPQIRFTAHQHCGAATYVFVNDDGMTPVNRMVDVEHFLSALSETAEKLKSGGFLMKYRALLSIISELNQSVKKDGHKTGRELWKLLGKTLVFHNFDALREFHWNALFVGTMHFMDRYNYDLSRVQRCCIHYATPDGTLIPFCTYNSGPVYREVVWKKWSRPPGNPR from the coding sequence ATGCCGGCAATACTGAAGAAGACGAGGAGCATATGCCCGGAGTGCAACGCGGTGCTAGATGCGGCAATCCTCGAGGACGGGGGCAAAGTCTGGCTCGAACGCACCTGCCCGGAGCACGGTCACTTCCGTGACCTGTACTGGTCAGACGTGGACCTCTGGAAGAAATTCGAGCGGTTCGAGTCGGTGGGGAAGGGCATCGAGAACCCGCACCGGACTGCCCCGCCGGACGGGTGTCCCTCGTACTGCGGGATCTGCACCAACCACAAGTCCGCGACGCTCCTTGCTAACATCGACCTGACGAACAGGTGCAACCTCAACTGCGATTTCTGCTTCGCGAACGCGCGGGCGTGCGGGTACGTGTATGAACCCACTTACGAGCAGGTCATCGCGATGCTGCGGCTCCTGCGCGAGGAGAAACCCGTCCCGACCCCCGCCGTCCAGTTCTCCGGCGGCGAACCCACGATGCGCGAGGACCTGCCCCGTATCATCGCGGCGGCAAAGGAGATGGGGTTCCCGCAGGTACAGGTCGCGACGAATGGCATCTCCCTCGCAAGGGACATAGGGTACCTCCGCGAGCTCCGGGAGGCAGGGCTCTCCACGCTCTACCTCCACTTCGACGGGGTCACGAGGGAGACGAACTTCAAGATCGCGACGGACTTGAAGGTCGTGGAGAACTGCGAGGAACTCGGCGTCGGCGTCGTCCTCGTTCCCACCGTCATTAAGGGGCGGAACGACCACGAGGTGGGTGCGATCATCAGGTTCGCCGCGGACCACATCCGGGCGGTGAGAGGGGTCAATTTCCAGCCCATCGCGTTCACGGGCGCTGCAAAACAGGAAGACGTCGCGCGCGAGAGGATCACTATCCCCGAGCTCCTCCAGGCCATCGAGGAGCAGACCGGCGGGATCATCAAGAGGGACGATTTCTACCCTGTCCCCTGCGTCGTCCCCATCTCCGAGTTCGTCGAGGCTTTCACGGGCCAGCCGCAGATCCGTTTCACCGCGCACCAGCACTGCGGGGCGGCCACGTACGTCTTCGTCAACGACGATGGCATGACGCCCGTCAACAGGATGGTCGACGTCGAGCACTTCCTCTCGGCCCTCTCCGAGACCGCGGAGAAGCTGAAGAGCGGGGGGTTCCTGATGAAGTACCGCGCCCTGCTCTCGATCATCTCGGAGCTCAACCAGTCCGTGAAGAAGGACGGGCACAAGACCGGGAGGGAACTGTGGAAGCTCCTCGGCAAGACGCTCGTATTCCACAACTTCGATGCACTCCGCGAGTTCCACTGGAACGCGCTCTTCGTGGGAACGATGCACTTCATGGACAGGTACAACTACGACCTCTCCCGCGTCCAGCGCTGTTGCATCCACTACGCGACACCAGACGGGACGCTCATCCCGTTCTGCACCTACAATAGCGGCCCCGTCTACCGGGAAGTGGTCTGGAAGAAGTGGAGCCGTCCGCCCGGAAATCCCCGGTGA
- a CDS encoding CDP-2,3-bis-(O-geranylgeranyl)-sn-glycerol synthase has translation MLPAYVPNSVAACFGGGRPIDGGRVLSDGERILGDGKTYRGLFSGIAGGILVGLAQLWLQGTVESFPLPAHTLSSVVLFSVGALAGDLAKSFLKRRLGKPSGERWPVADQYDLVAGAFLLAGIFDPAWLLSAVTLPVLLWILVLTPLLHRAANVIGYLAGVKDVPW, from the coding sequence ATGCTGCCGGCATACGTTCCAAACTCCGTGGCCGCGTGCTTCGGGGGCGGGAGACCGATCGACGGGGGAAGGGTCCTCTCCGACGGGGAGAGGATCCTCGGGGACGGGAAGACATACCGTGGCCTCTTTTCCGGCATCGCGGGGGGTATCCTCGTCGGCCTTGCCCAGCTGTGGCTGCAGGGGACCGTCGAATCGTTTCCCCTCCCCGCCCACACCCTCTCCTCGGTCGTCCTCTTCTCCGTGGGAGCACTGGCAGGGGACCTCGCGAAGAGCTTCCTCAAGCGCAGGCTGGGGAAACCGAGCGGTGAGAGGTGGCCGGTCGCGGACCAGTACGACCTTGTGGCGGGGGCTTTCCTCCTCGCCGGCATCTTCGACCCGGCGTGGCTCCTCTCGGCCGTCACCCTCCCCGTGCTCCTCTGGATCCTCGTCCTCACCCCCCTGCTCCACAGGGCGGCAAATGTCATCGGGTACCTCGCCGGAGTGAAGGATGTCCCATGGTAA
- a CDS encoding methanogenesis marker 14 protein, which yields MCARFFERFFKPRPHIVESPPPPSIAHGPGVYVPEFRVKPYFIVASVEMGNTTTKCILTGVNLETGMSYVIHKTVRMSRDVRKPKPGEEIFGETLDGTKLTRESVTELVRDTLIQCHREAHLDIQKDLDFVVRSTGVVAAMDSPDQVGEFVLALANGCLMAGVPPRKMTPPMSKANQAPKLQPYSFADKVVFVGAVAGVIPPVGSTGVEMVANEMEGELAMAGIKEGAKWTPVDFRNPCISIDFGTTLDGRITSDVAPDDPNPFAKTIGNFCGLAGAIPDAIIKGTGLVDPRTGTALEVFGDRSVVGDFVRRGQSEAVRKYVDRAHELIDIRLVPPDRRRFGRVPVFADVAKESGIALIGCDAGVNGSTLPELSELGREIYEKHGLGFLNEVIDRVCARMALRLVDVAHELGLVYPRSSIGFTGRAAISGRKPEYILEGIAERRLFPNPNDHVVFVDDGLARGAALMGRCMNSLGKPKNPIGGVRGGPCIMSRRIKAGK from the coding sequence ATGTGTGCGCGTTTTTTTGAACGATTTTTTAAACCCAGGCCACACATCGTGGAAAGTCCTCCTCCACCGTCCATCGCACACGGACCGGGCGTGTACGTCCCCGAATTCAGGGTAAAGCCTTACTTCATCGTGGCGTCCGTGGAGATGGGAAACACGACGACGAAGTGCATCCTCACGGGGGTAAACCTCGAGACGGGGATGAGCTACGTCATCCACAAGACCGTCCGGATGAGCAGGGACGTGCGGAAACCCAAGCCCGGCGAGGAGATCTTCGGGGAGACCCTCGATGGCACGAAACTCACGCGCGAATCCGTGACCGAACTCGTCAGGGACACGCTGATCCAGTGCCACAGGGAGGCACACCTCGACATCCAGAAAGACCTCGATTTCGTGGTGCGGAGCACCGGGGTCGTCGCCGCGATGGACTCCCCTGACCAGGTGGGAGAATTCGTCCTCGCGCTCGCGAACGGCTGCCTCATGGCGGGGGTTCCCCCGCGCAAGATGACTCCCCCCATGTCGAAGGCGAACCAGGCCCCCAAACTCCAGCCCTACAGCTTCGCCGACAAGGTCGTCTTCGTGGGCGCTGTCGCGGGCGTGATTCCCCCCGTCGGGAGCACCGGGGTCGAGATGGTCGCAAACGAGATGGAGGGCGAGCTCGCCATGGCAGGGATCAAGGAGGGCGCGAAGTGGACCCCTGTCGACTTCAGGAATCCCTGCATATCCATCGATTTCGGTACAACGCTCGACGGGAGGATCACGAGCGACGTCGCCCCGGATGATCCCAACCCCTTCGCGAAGACCATCGGGAACTTCTGCGGGCTCGCGGGCGCGATCCCCGACGCGATCATCAAGGGGACGGGGCTCGTCGACCCGCGGACGGGGACGGCGCTCGAGGTCTTCGGCGACAGGAGCGTGGTGGGCGATTTCGTACGGAGGGGGCAGAGCGAGGCCGTCCGGAAGTACGTCGACCGTGCCCACGAGCTGATCGACATCCGGCTCGTCCCTCCCGACAGGCGGAGGTTCGGGAGGGTCCCCGTGTTCGCCGACGTCGCGAAGGAGTCCGGAATCGCCCTGATCGGCTGCGATGCGGGCGTGAACGGGAGCACGCTCCCCGAACTCTCGGAACTTGGGAGGGAGATCTACGAGAAGCACGGCCTTGGTTTCCTCAACGAGGTGATCGACAGGGTGTGCGCACGCATGGCCCTGCGGCTCGTGGACGTCGCGCACGAGCTCGGCCTCGTCTACCCAAGGTCGAGCATCGGCTTTACCGGGAGGGCAGCGATCTCAGGGCGGAAACCCGAGTACATCCTCGAGGGAATCGCGGAGAGGCGCCTCTTCCCGAACCCGAACGACCACGTGGTCTTCGTGGACGACGGCCTCGCGAGGGGTGCAGCGCTCATGGGGCGGTGCATGAATTCCCTTGGAAAACCGAAGAATCCCATCGGGGGTGTCCGCGGGGGACCCTGTATCATGTCCCGCAGGATAAAGGCGGGGAAGTGA
- a CDS encoding ornithine cyclodeaminase family protein (catalyzes the interconversion of alanine and pyruvate): MRYYPDPGRNIDISRANRVIEEAFAEHGHGRVQMPPKIYVTLEKGDFRTMPGYIPSLRIAGVKIVNVHPGNPALGLPTVMALTIILDLETGRPVSIFNATELTDIRTGAAGAVAAKYLSPRRKVRLGLVGAGRQARAQAIAISRELEVTEILVWSRNRANAERFCEALGLPGCRSEDLKTVCDCDVLVTTTPSREPLVMDAWVHEGTHINAIGADAPGKQELDPAILRRASVFVDDPAQAIHSGEINVPIAKGLYSPGSIAGTLGEVVIGRKGRRDPSEITVFDSTGLAIQDLAIAAIAAESAEGIDLPFP, encoded by the coding sequence ATGCGGTACTATCCGGATCCCGGGAGGAACATCGACATCTCGCGCGCGAACAGGGTCATAGAGGAAGCATTCGCCGAGCACGGGCACGGGCGGGTGCAGATGCCCCCGAAGATCTACGTGACCCTCGAGAAGGGGGATTTCCGGACGATGCCCGGGTACATCCCCTCGCTTAGAATCGCCGGCGTCAAGATCGTCAACGTCCACCCGGGGAACCCCGCCCTCGGCCTTCCCACCGTGATGGCGCTTACCATCATCCTCGACCTCGAGACAGGCCGCCCCGTCTCCATATTCAACGCGACCGAGCTCACGGATATCCGGACGGGGGCGGCGGGTGCCGTGGCCGCGAAGTACCTCTCCCCGAGGAGGAAGGTTCGCCTCGGCCTCGTGGGGGCTGGCCGCCAGGCCCGGGCGCAGGCAATCGCGATCTCAAGGGAGCTCGAAGTCACCGAGATCCTCGTGTGGAGCAGGAACAGGGCAAATGCCGAGAGATTCTGCGAGGCGCTCGGCCTGCCGGGCTGCAGGAGCGAGGACTTGAAGACCGTGTGCGACTGCGACGTCCTCGTCACGACGACCCCCTCGCGCGAACCCCTCGTCATGGACGCGTGGGTCCACGAGGGGACACATATCAACGCGATAGGTGCGGATGCGCCCGGCAAGCAGGAACTCGACCCCGCGATCCTCCGGAGGGCATCTGTCTTCGTGGACGACCCTGCCCAGGCCATCCACTCCGGGGAGATCAACGTGCCGATCGCGAAAGGTCTCTACTCCCCGGGGAGCATCGCGGGGACACTCGGCGAGGTCGTGATCGGCCGCAAGGGCAGGAGAGATCCATCAGAGATCACGGTCTTTGACTCGACGGGCCTTGCCATCCAGGACCTCGCGATCGCCGCGATCGCGGCGGAATCGGCAGAGGGGATCGACCTGCCCTTCCCCTGA
- the argF gene encoding ornithine carbamoyltransferase, which yields MKRDIVSILDITAGELDRLLEEAGRLKRMRREGKPHPYLEGKSLAMIFEKSSTRTRISFEVGMAELGGTALFLNAQDLQIGRGEEIRDTARVASRYVSAVMIRAYRHSTIEEFARYATVPVINGLSDLEHPCQILADIMTIRERFHRTEGIRVGWVGDGDNVCNSLILSSVLTGMDITVATPEGYSPPPRILEVARGRGGKVRVVRDPREAVRDAHVVVTDTWVSMGTEAERDARLRAFSGYTITEELMETAAPDAIFMHCLPAHRGQEVTDGVIEGPRSAVFDEAENRLHAQKALLVFLMRGWEGGEGPLTPR from the coding sequence ATGAAGCGCGACATCGTCTCTATCCTCGACATCACCGCGGGGGAACTGGACCGCCTCCTCGAGGAGGCCGGCCGCCTCAAGAGAATGCGCAGGGAGGGAAAGCCCCACCCCTACCTCGAGGGCAAGTCCCTCGCCATGATCTTCGAGAAATCATCGACCCGCACCCGAATCTCCTTCGAGGTGGGGATGGCCGAGCTCGGGGGGACCGCACTGTTCCTGAATGCACAGGACCTGCAGATCGGGAGGGGGGAGGAGATACGCGACACGGCGCGCGTCGCATCCCGGTACGTCTCCGCGGTGATGATCCGGGCGTACAGGCACTCCACGATCGAGGAGTTCGCGCGGTACGCGACCGTTCCCGTCATTAACGGCCTCTCGGACCTGGAACACCCGTGCCAGATCCTCGCCGACATAATGACGATAAGGGAGAGGTTCCACAGGACGGAGGGGATCAGGGTCGGCTGGGTGGGCGACGGTGACAACGTGTGCAATTCCCTCATCCTCTCCTCTGTCCTGACGGGGATGGACATCACCGTCGCGACACCGGAGGGATACTCGCCCCCGCCGCGGATACTCGAGGTCGCCCGGGGCCGCGGGGGCAAGGTGAGGGTTGTCAGGGACCCGAGGGAAGCGGTGAGGGATGCCCACGTGGTCGTGACCGACACGTGGGTCTCCATGGGAACCGAGGCCGAGCGCGACGCGAGGCTCCGGGCATTCTCCGGGTACACCATCACGGAAGAGCTCATGGAGACCGCGGCGCCCGACGCGATCTTCATGCACTGCCTGCCCGCCCACAGGGGACAGGAGGTCACGGACGGGGTGATCGAGGGTCCCCGGAGCGCCGTCTTCGACGAGGCGGAAAACCGCCTCCATGCCCAGAAGGCCCTCCTCGTCTTCCTTATGCGCGGGTGGGAGGGGGGGGAAGGGCCCCTCACTCCCCGATGA
- the pyrE gene encoding orotate phosphoribosyltransferase yields MVNEVVELLKEHGALEFGDFVLSSGERSPYYLDVKKVVTNPVALQRIGAIIAGAHEFDVVAGVAVGGIPLAVAVALAKQRPFAIVRKEEKGHGKAGKIIGDVGGRRVLLVEDVTTSGGSALDAVRALRAAGGTVELAVTVVDREAGAAARLAKEGVRLEALARASEILRAVEENSNR; encoded by the coding sequence ATGGTAAACGAGGTCGTAGAACTCCTAAAGGAGCACGGCGCACTCGAATTCGGGGATTTCGTCCTCTCATCGGGTGAAAGGAGCCCCTACTACCTCGACGTGAAGAAGGTCGTGACGAACCCCGTCGCGCTCCAGAGGATAGGGGCGATCATCGCGGGTGCCCACGAGTTCGACGTGGTGGCAGGCGTCGCGGTCGGCGGGATCCCTCTCGCCGTGGCCGTCGCCCTCGCGAAGCAGAGGCCTTTTGCGATCGTGAGGAAGGAGGAGAAGGGCCACGGGAAGGCGGGGAAGATCATCGGCGACGTGGGGGGCAGGCGCGTCCTCCTCGTCGAGGACGTGACGACGTCGGGGGGATCCGCCCTCGACGCGGTGAGGGCCCTGCGGGCAGCGGGGGGGACCGTCGAGCTCGCGGTCACCGTCGTCGACCGAGAGGCGGGTGCGGCAGCGAGACTCGCAAAGGAGGGGGTCCGGCTGGAAGCCCTCGCGAGGGCCTCGGAGATTCTCAGGGCCGTGGAGGAGAACAGCAACCGTTAA